TCTTTTCGGGCGTCAGGTTCGGCAGCGGCTTCGGCTTGCTCGGTTTCTTGGGCAGAAGCGGTTGAACCGGTTCCGCGGGTTGCGCACTCGCGGGCGGGTTGGTATTCGCCGGTGCCGGGCCGCGGTTGAACCGTCCGCCGCCTTGTCCCTGACCCTGGCGCGGTTGGAAGCCGCCGCGTTGCGGGTACCCACCTCGATTCCCACCGCGATCGTCGCGGGCCGGTTGCGGCGGGCGTTCGCGCTGCTCTTGCGGCGCGGGCCGCGCACCCTGTTGGGGTCGTTCGCCGCGCTGCTCACGAGGCGCGTGACCGCCGCGGGCCGGGCCGCGCTCTTGCGGGCGCCGTTCCTGCCCCGGCGGGATCATCGACAGCGAGATCTTCTTCTCGCCGGCCTTCACGTCCATCACCCACACCGTGACGACGTCGCCGACCGAAACCACGTCGTAGGGGCTCTTGATGTAGCGGTTCGCCATCTGGCTGATGTGAACGAGGCCGCTCTCCTTCAGCCCGATGTCCACGAACGCCCCGAACGGCACCACGTTCAGCACGGTGCCCTTCAGCTCCATGCCCTGCGTGATGTCTTCGAGGCGCAGCACGCCCGTCTTGAAGATCGGCGGGGGCAGATCCTCGCGCGGGTCGCGCCCGGGGCGCGCGAGCGAGGCGAAGATGTCGTCGAGCGTCGGTTCGCCGACGTTCAGCTTACCCGCGATCTCGGCCAGGTTCGCGCCGTTGAGTTTGGTGCGGAGTTCCTCGACCTTGGCCTTGTCGCGCAGGTCCGCGGGCGTGAGCCCGAAGTCCGAGAGCACCTGGCGCGCGAGCGGGTAGCTTTCCGGGTGAATCCACGTGCTGTCGAGCGGGTCCGGGCCGTCGGGCAGTTTGAGGAACCCGGCGGCCTGGGTGAACCGCTTTTCGCCCAGCCCGGGCACCTGGAGGAGCTGCTCGCGGTTGGCGAACGCGCCCTGCTTCTCGCGGTAGGTGACGATCTCTCGCGCCACCAACTGGTTCAGCCCGGACACGTGGCGCAGGAGCGGCACGCTCGCGGTGTTCAGGTCGACGCCCACTTGGTTCACGCTCGATTCGATCACGCCCTCGAGCGATTCCTTCAGGAACTTCGGCTTCACGTCGTGCTGGTACAGCCCGACGCCGATGTGCTGCGGGTCGATCTTCACCAGTTCCGCGAGCGGATCCTGGAGCCGGCGCCCGATGCTGATGGTGCCGCGCGTGGTCGCGTCCAGGTCGGGGAACTCTTCCCGGGCCACCGGGCTGGCCGAGTAGTCGCTCGCGCCCGCCTCGATGACGATGACGTAAGCGAGGTCTTCCGGTGCGTCGGGCAGCCCCTCGAGCGAGATCGGCGGCGGGGGCGGGACCGCGGGCGCGGCCGGGGCCACGGGAACCGACGGTGTATCGGGGGCACCGGTCGTCAGCGTTTCGCTCGGGGCCGGCGCTGCTTCGGGGTGCGTGGTGGTCGTTTCCGCCGGAACGAGCGCGGCGGGCGCCTCGGTGGAGAGCGTCACCGCCTCGGTCGGCACCACGGGCGCGCCGGAATCGAGCGAGATCGCCGCGGGCGCGGCCGTCACGACCGGCGCGAGTACCGGCTCTTGCGGAGCCGGCGGCGCAGCGGGCGTTTCTGGCGCGAGCGTGGACGCTTGCGGCGCGTCCGGCACGGGGTTCAGGCGCCGGTCCGCGAGATCGGAGATCAGGTCCGCGACGAGCTGCTCCGTGTCGCGGCACCCGGTCCCGTTCCCGATCGCGACGACGGAGAGCTGGTACTTGCGGACGAGCTGCTCCATCTTTCGCTTGGCGTCGGTTGCGTTCTTTTTCTGGCCGTGCGGGTAGATCACCGCGTCTTCGAGCAACTTGCCGGTTTCGTCCAGCACCGCGAGCTTGCACCCGGTGCGGATGCCGGGGTCCACCGCGAGCACCTTGCGGCCGCGCAGCGGCGGCTGGAGCAGCAGGCTCCGGAGGTTCTTCGCGAACACCATGACCGCGTGCTCTTGAGCGCGGTCGGTGAGCTCGCGGCGGATTTCGCGCTCGAGGCTCGGCTTCAGCAGGCGCTCGAGCGCGTCCTTGGCGACCTCGAGCATCAGTCCGCGGTGCGGGTGGTCCGCGAGTCCGAGGTGGTAGGTCGTGATCTCCAGACCCATCGCCGGGTCGGTGTCGATGCGGACCTTCAGGACGCCGGCCTTCTCACCGCGGTTGATCGCGAGCACGCGGTGCGGCGGGATGTCCTTGACCGGTTCGCGGAAGTCGAAGTACGGCTCGTACTCCTTGCCCTTGCTCTCGGGGACGCTCTCGCCCCGGATCGAGACGAGGACGCCGGTGTCCCAGGAGAACGCCCGCAGCGGCCCGCGCACCTC
This region of Gemmata massiliana genomic DNA includes:
- a CDS encoding Tex-like N-terminal domain-containing protein translates to MTPSDPTTNVPTDSTVPAPDAAPTETESVAPAESSTAPAVESATSAEPTAEGAAPAEAAPPPAHREPALPAQPVPDVPPAPQPHDLSRIAQDLQIRKAQVEAVVQLLDDENTVPFITRYRKERTGGLNEDVIRRIQDRVTNLRALTDRKRTILKSIAFQGKLNDALTQAILAAEAPKRLEDLYLPFKPKKKSLATEAREKGLGPLAEAVFNRDPAVDKLDEVVQGLVDPDKWLLNTDDVMAGVRNILADMVADFAEVRGPLRAFSWDTGVLVSIRGESVPESKGKEYEPYFDFREPVKDIPPHRVLAINRGEKAGVLKVRIDTDPAMGLEITTYHLGLADHPHRGLMLEVAKDALERLLKPSLEREIRRELTDRAQEHAVMVFAKNLRSLLLQPPLRGRKVLAVDPGIRTGCKLAVLDETGKLLEDAVIYPHGQKKNATDAKRKMEQLVRKYQLSVVAIGNGTGCRDTEQLVADLISDLADRRLNPVPDAPQASTLAPETPAAPPAPQEPVLAPVVTAAPAAISLDSGAPVVPTEAVTLSTEAPAALVPAETTTTHPEAAPAPSETLTTGAPDTPSVPVAPAAPAVPPPPPISLEGLPDAPEDLAYVIVIEAGASDYSASPVAREEFPDLDATTRGTISIGRRLQDPLAELVKIDPQHIGVGLYQHDVKPKFLKESLEGVIESSVNQVGVDLNTASVPLLRHVSGLNQLVAREIVTYREKQGAFANREQLLQVPGLGEKRFTQAAGFLKLPDGPDPLDSTWIHPESYPLARQVLSDFGLTPADLRDKAKVEELRTKLNGANLAEIAGKLNVGEPTLDDIFASLARPGRDPREDLPPPIFKTGVLRLEDITQGMELKGTVLNVVPFGAFVDIGLKESGLVHISQMANRYIKSPYDVVSVGDVVTVWVMDVKAGEKKISLSMIPPGQERRPQERGPARGGHAPREQRGERPQQGARPAPQEQRERPPQPARDDRGGNRGGYPQRGGFQPRQGQGQGGGRFNRGPAPANTNPPASAQPAEPVQPLLPKKPSKPKPLPNLTPEKKAGKAALNTFGELLAFFKPVEPEAPKVEEPKPEVKAEEPKPEEPKTEGQS